The following DNA comes from Miscanthus floridulus cultivar M001 chromosome 5, ASM1932011v1, whole genome shotgun sequence.
CGATTCCCGTCCACAGACTCCGCCCTCGTCAGTGTAGAAGTATCCCCCAAGAAATCCGGCCACCCTCCTCGCGCGGATCGACCCGAGGGTGCCCCGCCCACTCTCGCGTCGGTCCCGCGATGGGCCTGTTCTCATCGGCCGCTAAGAGATGCAGCAACGGCAAGAAGTTCCTCCGCAGCGCGGGCGCGTGCTGCTGTTCGCCGTCTGCCTGCGCCCCTGCAGGTGGTGTGCGCGGCAAGGAAGAGGCGTCGACGTCGGCGCCGGCTTCCGTGCCAGCAGATAGCAAGAAGAAAAGGTGGAGGAAGAGGAAGttctggaggaagaagaagaaggccaagAAGGAGAGCGGCGATGGcagcggcgagctcgcggacCTCGTCAACAACATTTCGGCCAAGTCGGGTAAGCCGATGCATCCAACGCCACTCGTACGCATGCAGATGCAGAGTTGCAGAGGCATACCCATATGCATTCATGGCTAATGCTACGCTTGCCGGTACTTGCTGCGCTGCAGACGTGTGCAAGAACGTGAATGCGGCCGAGAAGATCCTACGGAGCAGCAACCAGAACATGCCCAGCAGGGAGCTGACGTTCAGCCAGCTGGGCGCCGCGACCGACGGGTTCAGCGAGCAGAACCTTCTCGGAGAAGGCGGCTTTGGCCGGGTGTACAAAGGGCTCCTCGACGACACCCGAGAGGTTATCGCCGTGAAGCAGCTGGACAGGAACGGGTTCCAGGGCAACCGCGAGTTCCTCGTCGAGGTGCTGATGCTCAGCCTCCTGCACCACCCGAACCTGGTCAAGCTCCTCGGCTACAGCACCGACTCCGACCAGCGGATCCTGGTGTACGAGTACATGCCCAAGGGCTCGCTGGAGGACCACCTCCTGGACCTGCCCCCGAACTGGAAGCCTCTGCCGTGGCACACGCGGATGCAGATCGCGGTGGGCGCGGCCAAGGGCATCGAGTACCTGCACGAGGTGGCCAACCCGCCGGTGATCTACCGCGACCTCAAGGCATCCAACATCCTCCTGGACAGGGACTTCAACGCCAAGCTCTCCGACTTCGGGCTCGCCAAGCTGGGCCCCATGGGCGACCAGAGCCACGTCAGCACCAGGGTCATGGGCACGTACGGCTACTGCGCCCCCGAGTACGCCATGACCGGCAAGCTCACCAAGATGTCCGACATCTACAGCTTCGGCGTCGTGCTGCTCGAGCTCATCACCGGCCGCCGCGCCATCGACGTCGCCAGGCCGTCCGAGGAGCAGGTCCTCGTTCACTgggtgagtgagtgagtgagtttCGTTCCACAGGAAACGCAGAGGCCGCAGCGCCAAATTAAAGCGATTGCGGTTACCGATCGATCGAGAATCATGTATACGTTTTAATTTCGTGCAGGCGTCGCCTCTGCTGAGAGACAAGAGGAGGTTCGTGAAGCTGGCCGACCCGTTGCTGGGCAGGAGGTACCCCGTGAAGGGGCTGTACCAGGCGCTCGCCGTCGCGTCCATGTGCTTGCAGGAGGACGCTGCCAGCCGGCCGGGGATCAGCGACGTCGTCGCGGCGCTCTCGTTCCTCGCCGACCCGCAATACTACCCTCCCGAAGGCATGCAAGCTGAGCACAAGAGCCCAGATCGAGGGTCAGACAGGGATAGCAGTCCCAGTCCTCCTAAGGCCGACATGATCAGGGCCGACGACGAAATGAAGCATAGGTGACCGTAGGAGGGAGCTAAGCTAACGGGAAAGGGAGGGATTGCAGAGCTGTCTGTCTGCTCTCTTGAATCTTCTTCTTTCTGTAAAACGTACACCACGTAGGCAGGATGTAACACCATTCAAGGAGTTATCTTGACTGATGGTGGTTTTCAGCAGCAATGCAGCATGAAGTTGAGCCAATTGTTCGACACAAATTACTCACTAATGACGCAAAGTGAGTGGTAAGCGGCATTGTGATTGATGTTGTAGTTCTTGCACATGGTTTAGCTTGGGGATTGCCGATTTCTTGGACTCTGAAAACTGAACTTTCCGGAGATCAATTTTCAACTGCCCACGCGGCCACGCCCCCGGCAGGTCCACTAGTAGCTGACTAGTACGTACTGTACTTCACATTTTGTTATGTTTATTACAAATCTTGCTGGTAGCCTGGCACTCGGAGTAAGTGTGAAGCAATAATGTTAAATCTATTCGAATCAACGCATGCATGCACTTGGACAGTTCTGTGTAAACCAAGGAATAAAATTCTAAAGCCAAGAACAGACGCAAACGCAAACTCACAAGCAATGTCTGCTGCCAATCCACTTATTTTGCAATCTCTCGCGGAAAGAAAGAAACTGCTTTTTTTTGCATGGTAAACGAACTCTTCAATGCATCAGCTCaatcttgacgcctccgaccttGACCTTACCCTTGCCTTGCCGCGGCACGAGGGTCACCACCACGCTCTCGTCGCCTTCGGCCTTGAGGTCCTCGAGCTGCTCGTTCAACGCGAGCCGCAGCTTGGTCTTGATCCCTCTCCCCTTCttcccgtgcccgtgcccgtggcCATGCCCGTGTGGCACGTTCACGAAGCTCCCCGCGAGCTCCCTCCCGCCCGATCCCACCGCGGCGTGGTCCTCGGTGTTTACAAACACGTCGAACTTGGCGGCCACGTCCCTGTCCACCTCGATGCCGTCGATGACGAGCACCTCCTCCTTGGACGCCTTCTCCGCCTTGCTCCTCTGTACCGCGACCGGCCTCTTCACCGTCACGCTGGTCGCCTCGTCCAGCGTGATGGGGAACTCGCCCGCCTTCTTGGCGGCAGCGCCAGCTGCCTGCGCCGCGGGCACGAGCAACGAGTCCGCTCTCCGCGCCGCGGTGGTCACGGTTGGCCTGGCGGCCGTCCACGGCAGGGGCACGTCCTGGTACCGGTACCACAGCCTGTCGGTGTCGAGCACGTCGCGCACGCGGATGCGCACGAGCTTGGAGGTCTCGTCGTACAAGAGGAAGGAGGCGTCTAGCCAGTCTGGGTCGGTGAGATCCTTGTGGCTCCGGGCGTCGAGCCCCTTCCAGACGGACCACATGCGGTCGATGTTGGCGTGGTGCGCGTAGAAGAGCGGGTCGAACCCGGCCGAGTAGAAGTTGCCCATGTCCTCGCCGTCCGGCTGGTTCGGGTCGCCGCACCAGATGTGCACCGGGCCATGCGGGATGTTCTCCACCGGCCCTGGCCCCTGGTTTGGCTCGTCGCCGGCGCGGTACGCGCTGCCGAAGAAGAGCGACGGCGTCGGGCTCAGCGATACCATCTGATGATCGAACATCATCGATTTTGCCACATGCACGTCACAAAGTTTTGTCAGTTTTGACAGATTCCGAGACCATGTTAGGATTCTTTTGTCAGATTCATAACAACAATATAAACACACGTTACCTGACGGTACATGACCCTGAGGTTGTGATCAACCTGTTGTTTGTCAGTGAACCTCGGCTCCCTCCCGTTGTAGTCGAGATTGATCAGCCTCGGCGGCGCGTGCCGGCCGTCACGCCGCGGATCGAACAGCTGGGACGACGGATCCGCGTACATGGCCGGCATGCGCATCCCGTCCGGCGCATCCCAGTTCCAGAACGGTACGGCGAAGCTGGGGTCGCCGATCAGGCTGCCCAGGATGCGCTCGAAGAAGTAGAGGTAGCACCGGTGGAAGGGGAAAAACAGCCACGAGTTGTGCACCTGGAGCTCCACGCCGGGGAACCCCTCGGGGCTGTACGACCCGTCGCAGTAGGCGCAGTGCACGCTCGCCTGCGCCGCGAAGCTACGCGGGTCGTCCGCCGGGAGCGCCTTCATCGCGGCGATCCCGGCGTTGAACTTGGCGACGTAGTCCGCGGTGACCGAAGTGCGCGGCGGGGCGCGTCCGGAGCGGCAAGGTCGTGGCGTCGGGGAGGGTGAAGTCCACTGGCAGCGCGTTCGAGGGCGGCGGGCAGCACGTCAGCACGTTGGCGCTCGGCGGAAGGTCCGCCGGGCCGCAGGAAGAGATGTCGGGCGTGGCGATGGGGTCGGCGCCGGCGCGGCGCGCGGACATCAGGGTGGCGGTGGCACTGGCACCGAGCGCGCCGAGGCCCAGGAGGACGTCGCGGCGGTCGTGCTTTTGGGCGTCTTGCTCTGAGCGTTCGCCGCCTCTGGGCGATGCGCACGAGACGCGCTGGACGGTAACGCGGCGAGGCCTAAAGCCGGAGCTCGTTCTCGGAGAGGATAGAGGAAAGGTGGCAGCTGGAGCTGGCTTAGCAATTAAATGCGACATGGAGGCCATGTCCGGTTAAACTTGCAGAGCGCAATGGGTTAGCAGCTTCGGAGACGATGCGGTATATATAAGCTGGGCGCGGTGCAGCCTGTACTGCATCGGCGACGAGGGAAGCAGGGACGTGCGCACGCGGGAGTGAACAGCGAAGGAAGACGGCGTAGGACGCCATCCCTAGCTCGTCAAATGCTGCATGTGGAGGGAGATACGGCCATACGGGGCAGTAGCTAAGTTTATTATACTGTCTTCGTGGATTCGTCGGTGTGCACGTcttctttgaagatttgctagacaAGTGGTGCTAATTTTGATGCTGAGTTTTGACTGAGAAACAGCTTTTTTCCTTTAAAAAAAATGAACTGTGTAAACTTGTGTGGTGCGGCCATGCCCAGGGAGTCAAAGGAATCTGTGCACTCCTATGTCTGAAGCGTCAAATTGTGCTGAACTTTTACACTTTGGGGTGTTTGATTTGAGAAATATGGTAAATCCATTGTCTTACCACTTCTTACTCTGTTGTTTGCTTTGTGGAATGGAATGTATTAGTCCATTACATGCTATAATTAGTGTAAGCATTAGAAATAGCATTTCATCAAATTTCATTGGATGCACCAATGAGGTGGtttctcaaaccaaacaccctcttgAACCACGTAGTCACCTCAAGTACCACCACTATGCCCTAGAGTTTAAAACTAGTCGGCATGACAAAATTTGAATGGTCTGGATGTAACTAGATCACCTGCTGAGACTATCTAGTAGAGAAGCCCGCTCAAAGGTTGCTTGGAGCATCTAAAGAGATTAACAGAATCCAAATGACCTAGACATAGCTCGGATCAACGGAACCAATTAGCCCATATAACCCTTCATGGTGTTTGTGGGGAGGTAATTTGTGCCTCACAAGTTTTTTTTATAAGTACCATTAGCATTGAGATCACTTTAAGTCACTATGTGACCCCTCACTCTTGATAATATAGTTGCGTGCCTGTTGAGAATGAGTCAGCGACTCATAAGCAGTAGCTTGGTTGAGGAAATGGAAACCACCAAAGTCATAGCGAAAAGCGAGCAAAGCTGTTCTTATCTAATGGAAGGCTCTTAGATAAGATGAATCTGCAATACACTAGAACGCCCTTGTTGACTTACTATGATAGCATATTGGGTTCACTGAATAATGCAAAACAACTCAATTTTTATGAGAAGCTTGTGATTAGTTAGGGCTTGCTTCTATTGGGTCTGCGTCGGTGCTGCTGCAGGGTAACCTGTAGAAGGTATTACGAGACAGATAAGCAAATCTTGATCGGCAAAGATCATAGTTCTTGAATGAGCACTCGAAAAGAATCTAATGGAGCCTCGTGATTAGGCATTATTTCTCCAAGATTGTAGCATTAACTATTTGCTACGAAAACCCAAGGTTTCCTTCGTACAGGGTGAGTCATGGCCTAAGATCATGCTGAATAGTGTAGGCCCT
Coding sequences within:
- the LOC136450635 gene encoding probable serine/threonine-protein kinase PBL23, producing MGLFSSAAKRCSNGKKFLRSAGACCCSPSACAPAGGVRGKEEASTSAPASVPADSKKKRWRKRKFWRKKKKAKKESGDGSGELADLVNNISAKSDVCKNVNAAEKILRSSNQNMPSRELTFSQLGAATDGFSEQNLLGEGGFGRVYKGLLDDTREVIAVKQLDRNGFQGNREFLVEVLMLSLLHHPNLVKLLGYSTDSDQRILVYEYMPKGSLEDHLLDLPPNWKPLPWHTRMQIAVGAAKGIEYLHEVANPPVIYRDLKASNILLDRDFNAKLSDFGLAKLGPMGDQSHVSTRVMGTYGYCAPEYAMTGKLTKMSDIYSFGVVLLELITGRRAIDVARPSEEQVLVHWASPLLRDKRRFVKLADPLLGRRYPVKGLYQALAVASMCLQEDAASRPGISDVVAALSFLADPQYYPPEGMQAEHKSPDRGSDRDSSPSPPKADMIRADDEMKHR
- the LOC136453383 gene encoding LOW QUALITY PROTEIN: polyphenol oxidase, chloroplastic-like (The sequence of the model RefSeq protein was modified relative to this genomic sequence to represent the inferred CDS: deleted 1 base in 1 codon) codes for the protein MASMSHLIAKPAPAATFPLSSPRTSSGFRPRRVTVQRVSCASPRGGERSEQDAQKHDRRDVLLGLGALGASATATLMSARRAGADPIATPDISSCGPADLPPSANVLTCCPPPSNALPVDFTLPDATTLPLRTRPAAHSVTADYVAKFNAGIAAMKALPADDPRSFAAQASVHCAYCDGSYSPEGFPGVELQVHNSWLFFPFHRCYLYFFERILGSLIGDPSFAVPFWNWDAPDGMRMPAMYADPSSQLFDPRRDGRHAPPRLINLDYNGREPRFTDKQQVDHNLRVMYRQMVSLSPTPSLFFGSAYRAGDEPNQGPGPVENIPHGPVHIWCGDPNQPDGEDMGNFYSAGFDPLFYAHHANIDRMWSVWKGLDARSHKDLTDPDWLDASFLLYDETSKLVRIRVRDVLDTDRLWYRYQDVPLPWTAARPTVTTAARRADSLLVPAAQAAGAAAKKAGEFPITLDEATSVTVKRPVAVQRSKAEKASKEEVLVIDGIEVDRDVAAKFDVFVNTEDHAAVGSGGRELAGSFVNVPHGHGHGHGHGKKGRGIKTKLRLALNEQLEDLKAEGDESVVVTLVPRQGKGKVKVGGVKIELMH